From Sus scrofa isolate TJ Tabasco breed Duroc chromosome 18, Sscrofa11.1, whole genome shotgun sequence, a single genomic window includes:
- the LOC110257573 gene encoding uncharacterized protein LOC110257573 has protein sequence MVGGWNEGPAVLAEPHLGLFLRTTDILFRFPPSVPLLPRSSWASLTGSSLPHALGMAGAIDENQAQEGSCLPLGGAEMLLIAKSLPLLLGLSAAWSRASERAGISQERQHKDASVVTGVEEPQEDAGDRPSLSAGDAWLEQITEMRPQGQWGSRQKRKCPTRAPGQQCFMRCCVVLIVFLFLVLGRLCVDACTFEWLVQDKGNIPQLVRQRMEGTVGLWQRPAWAKDTAVIRFVLVTQQVLRAKVSWVSPACLLNGNRAMKAEAAWLHGWGSGGRHRRQSVSCIPFKEAREERGDTLWTLR, from the coding sequence ATGGTTGGGGGCTGGAATGAGGGACCCGCCGTCCTTGCCGAACCCCACCTTGGACTCTTCCTACGGACCACGGATATACTTTTCAGATTCCCTCCCTCTGTTCCCCTCCTGCCAAGGTCGAGCTGGGCATCCCTGACTGGTTCCTCCCTGCCTCACGCCCTGGGCATGGCTGGTGCTATAGATGAAAATCAGGCCCAGGAAGGGAGCTGCTTGCCCTTGGGAGGAGCAGAGATGCTCCTCATAGCCAAGTCCCTGCCTCTACTCCTGGGCTTGTCTGCTGCCTGGTCGAGGGCTTCTGAGAGGGCTGGGATATCCCAGGAACGACAACACAAGGATGCCTCTGTGGTCACTGGAGTGGAGGAGCCTCAAGAGGACGCTGGGGACCGTCCATCACTTAGTGCTGGTGATGCATGGCTGGAACAGATCACGGAGATGAGGCCTCAGGGCCAGTGGGGAAGtagacagaagaggaaatgccCTACCAGGGCACCAGGGCAGCAGTGTTTTATGCGTTGCTGCGTTGTTttaattgtgtttttgtttttagttttaggtAGGTTATGTGTGGATGCATGCACTTTTGAGTGGCTGGTGCAAGATAAGGGGAATATCCCCCAGCTGGTGAGGCAGCGGATGGAGGGTACAGTTGGACTCTGGCAAAGACCAGCTTGGGCCAAGGATACGGCAGTGATACGCTTTGTCCTGGTCACACAGCAGGTCCTGAGAGCTAAGGTCTCATGGGTCTCCCCTGCTTGCCTGCTCAATGGCAACAGGGCCATGAAGGCAGAGGCTGCATGGCTGCATGGTTGGGGGTCGGGGGGACGACACAGAAGACAGTCAGTGTCCTGCATTCCTTTCAAGGAagccagagaggaaagaggggacACGCTCTGGACACTAAGATAA